The Lycium ferocissimum isolate CSIRO_LF1 chromosome 1, AGI_CSIRO_Lferr_CH_V1, whole genome shotgun sequence genome includes a region encoding these proteins:
- the LOC132029611 gene encoding WRKY transcription factor 55, with protein sequence MDETTAIILYGCKLGKELEANLPNWANQRGVILNKTEEILAVFNNVKERLMSHHQHQQQVVQEWLSSSAATTQALELFHAAENMPAFAGHGLPPESDQMGLQHQVAGQNQVMDASHDSNRAARSSSSQRQRRRTGDTDRRTVRMAAPRMGNLELPPEDGYTWRKYGQKEILGSRFPRAYYRCTYQKLYNCPAKKQVQRLDNDPYVFEVTYRSQHTCSVPPQSVEEITHQTTTTPPPAPLLLPPPTSASLSEHWLSMDIKPQGEAGPSATSTSFDIQRDFGHGTGGSLASICNVVNTGSGGAGPSGGRYGREIDHYQPVVDMADAMFNSGSSSNTSMDIIFPSIDEKWDTADKKE encoded by the exons ATGGATGAGACAACTGCTATAATCCTTTATGGGTGTAAACTGGGTAAAGAGCTGGAAGCCAACTTACCAAACTGGGCAAACCAACGAGGTGTCATATTAAATAAAACAGAAGAAATCCTCGCCGTATTTAATAATGTAAAGGAAAGATTAATGAGCCATCATCAGCATCAGCAACAGGTGGTTCAAGAATGGCTGAGTAGTAGTGCTGCAACAACTCAGGCACTAGAATTGTTCCATGCAGCAGAGAATATGCCAGCATTCGCCGGGCATGGGCTGCCACCGGAAAGTGATCAAATGGGGTTGCAACATCAGGTGGCGGGTCAGAATCAGGTCATGGATGCATCTCATGATTCGAATAGAGCTGCTCGTTCTTCTTCCTCTCAAAGGCAACGAAGAAG AACGGGAGATACAGACAGAAGAACAGTGAGGATGGCTGCTCCTAGAATGGGAAATCTTGAACTCCCACCTGAAGATGGTTatacttggagaaaatatggTCAGAAAGAGATTCTTGGATCTAGGTTCCCAag GGCTTATTATAGATGCACCTACCAAAAGTTATACAATTGTCCAGCCAAGAAGCAAGTCCAACGCCTTGATAATGATCCTTACGTATTCGAAGTAACATACCGATCTCAACACACGTGCAGCGTGCCTCCTCAGTCCGTGGAAGAGATAACTCATCAAACCACCACAACTCCGCCTCCGGCGCCGCTGCTGTTGCCTCCACCAACTTCAGCCTCCTTAAGCGAGCATTGGCTTTCCATGGATATTAAGCCACAAGGAGAAGCTGGCCCAAGCGCTACTAGTACTTCATTTGACATACAAAG GGATTTTGGGCATGGTACTGGTGGTTCACTAGCTAGCATATGCAATGTGGTGAACACCGGCAGCGGCGGTGCGGGGCCCTCCGGTGGTAGATATGGGAGGGAAATTGATCACTACCAGCCGGTGGTGGATATGGCGGACGCCATGTTTAATTCTGGGAGTAGCAGCAACACTAGCATGGACATCATCTTTCCTTCTATTGATGAAAAATGGGACACGGCAGATAAGAAAGAATAG